The following are from one region of the Cyanobium gracile PCC 6307 genome:
- the smc gene encoding chromosome segregation protein SMC — MVHINQVELTHFKSFGGSMTIPLEEGFTVVTGPNGSGKSNILDAVLFCLGLATSRGMRAERLPDLINSAVLREGKAAETSVTVRFDLGDWQPDAAEEGLDVPEQGPWLQRGQRQWSVTRRLRVAPGGTYSSSFSADGVPCNLQQLQTQLRRLRVDPEGSNVVMQGDVTRIVSMSARDRRGIIDELAGVALFDSRIEQSRAKLDEVVERQERCRIVEQELLAARQKLERDCAKARTYQELRERLHQGRLQEQVLAWEEARAHGLALAGRLERLDHLQEQERQAIAAGEAEVVAAAAALEQLQAEVKTLGEDQLLAVQAELAGLESSGRELARQAEQHGQQAEELQRRRQQLQQNQAELRRQQQALGERADDGAIDRAEALCRDAEAAVELSRRRLGEVAGRSGSWLEEQRERSRRRQELQERLAPLLAERQQLEERLRQAGERLEELGGEALQEDAAHAEAAAALAALTEQERSLRAALEERQERARELAEAVALQQRTRVRLEQEQTSLEREIARLDSRRETLQESRGTGALRLLLEAGLEGIHGSVAQLGEVEERLRVALEVAAGGRLAQVVVEDDRIAARAIELLKSRRAGRLTFLPLNRIRGGSGGSGGAALQRGTAGGGGGAGGLVGRAVDLIRHEPVYADVFRYVFGDTLVFATLADARREMGRCRAVTLEGELLEKSGAMTGGSLQQRSGQLGFGRSGDGDEAEPVRQRLLELGESLLACRRREAELGRSLEEARPALLELQQRQAALQAERSAAERTLAPRQQRRDQVAGRRRQLQEAHRADHGRMEVLEQTLPPLRQALTELEEAERVASGNDDSARWQGLQGELERADLALVEARRQRDELEAERRDRALGAERLGSQLEALAGEERRLVEAVQALVAERQLWKERQQAEQERRTLLERQQSELQTRFGERRRARDGAEAHLAGRRQALQQRQWELQRRQEERLALAEEQRSHGLRLAQMERELPDPRPELGEEVREAGLEALQQSLRSLQQRMEALEPVNMLALEELEQLEQRLADLDDRLEVLSKEREELLLRIETVATLRQEAFMEAFRAVDGHFQTIFAGLSDGEGHLQLENPEQPLEGGLTLVAHPKGKAVRRLASMSGGEKSLTALSFLFALQRFRPSPFYALDEVDSFLDGVNVERLAALIAAQAHQAQFMVVSHRRPMIAAATRTIGVTQARGSHTQVVGLPPAA; from the coding sequence TTGGTTCACATCAATCAGGTCGAGCTCACACATTTCAAGTCCTTCGGCGGGTCGATGACCATCCCGCTGGAAGAGGGTTTCACGGTGGTGACGGGCCCGAACGGTTCCGGCAAGAGCAACATCCTCGATGCGGTGCTCTTCTGCCTCGGCCTGGCCACCAGCCGCGGCATGCGGGCCGAGCGGCTGCCTGATCTGATCAACAGCGCCGTGCTGCGGGAGGGGAAGGCCGCCGAAACCAGCGTCACCGTCCGCTTCGACCTGGGCGACTGGCAGCCGGATGCGGCCGAGGAGGGACTGGACGTCCCCGAGCAGGGCCCCTGGCTGCAGCGGGGCCAGCGGCAATGGAGCGTCACCCGGCGGCTGCGGGTGGCCCCCGGCGGCACCTACAGCAGCAGCTTCAGTGCCGATGGGGTGCCCTGCAACCTGCAGCAGCTGCAGACCCAGCTGCGGCGCCTGCGGGTCGACCCGGAGGGCAGCAACGTCGTCATGCAGGGCGACGTCACCCGCATCGTCTCAATGAGCGCCCGCGACCGGCGCGGCATCATCGATGAGCTGGCTGGCGTCGCCCTGTTCGACTCCCGCATCGAGCAGAGCCGGGCCAAGCTCGATGAGGTGGTCGAACGGCAGGAGCGCTGTCGCATCGTCGAGCAGGAACTGCTGGCCGCTCGCCAGAAGCTCGAACGCGACTGCGCCAAGGCCCGCACCTACCAGGAGCTGCGGGAGCGCCTGCACCAGGGGCGCCTGCAGGAGCAGGTGCTGGCCTGGGAGGAGGCCCGCGCCCACGGCCTGGCCCTCGCCGGCCGCCTCGAGCGTCTCGACCACTTGCAGGAGCAGGAGCGGCAGGCGATCGCCGCCGGCGAGGCCGAGGTGGTCGCCGCCGCCGCCGCCCTCGAGCAGCTGCAGGCGGAGGTGAAGACCCTGGGCGAGGACCAGCTGCTGGCGGTGCAGGCCGAACTGGCCGGCCTCGAGAGCAGCGGCCGTGAGCTGGCCCGCCAGGCGGAGCAACACGGCCAGCAGGCCGAGGAGCTGCAGCGCCGCCGCCAGCAGCTGCAGCAGAACCAGGCGGAGCTGCGCCGGCAGCAGCAGGCCCTCGGCGAGCGGGCCGACGACGGCGCCATCGACCGCGCCGAGGCCCTCTGCCGTGACGCCGAAGCGGCGGTGGAGCTCTCCCGGCGCCGCCTCGGGGAGGTGGCCGGACGCTCCGGCAGCTGGCTGGAGGAGCAGCGGGAGCGCAGCCGTCGGCGCCAGGAGCTGCAGGAACGGCTCGCCCCCCTGCTGGCCGAACGCCAGCAGCTGGAGGAACGGCTGCGGCAGGCGGGCGAGCGGCTCGAAGAGCTCGGCGGTGAGGCGCTCCAGGAGGACGCGGCCCATGCGGAGGCCGCCGCCGCCCTGGCCGCCCTGACCGAGCAGGAGCGCAGCCTGCGGGCCGCCCTGGAGGAACGCCAGGAGCGGGCCCGGGAGCTGGCCGAGGCCGTGGCGCTGCAGCAGCGCACCCGCGTGCGGCTGGAGCAGGAACAGACCAGCCTGGAGCGGGAGATCGCTCGCCTCGACAGCCGCCGCGAGACCCTGCAGGAGAGCCGCGGCACCGGCGCCCTGCGCCTGCTGCTGGAGGCGGGGCTGGAGGGGATCCACGGCTCGGTCGCCCAGCTGGGCGAGGTGGAGGAGCGGCTGCGGGTGGCCCTGGAGGTGGCGGCCGGGGGACGCCTGGCCCAGGTGGTGGTGGAGGACGACCGCATCGCCGCCCGGGCGATCGAGCTGCTCAAGAGCCGCCGTGCCGGCCGCCTCACCTTCCTGCCCCTGAACCGCATCCGGGGCGGCAGTGGTGGCTCGGGGGGGGCGGCCCTGCAACGGGGAACCGCCGGCGGCGGTGGCGGGGCTGGCGGGCTGGTGGGGCGGGCGGTGGATCTGATCCGCCACGAGCCCGTCTACGCCGACGTGTTCCGCTACGTCTTCGGCGACACGCTGGTGTTCGCCACCCTCGCCGACGCCCGCCGGGAAATGGGCCGCTGCCGGGCCGTGACGCTCGAAGGGGAACTGCTGGAGAAGAGCGGCGCCATGACCGGCGGCAGCCTGCAGCAACGCTCGGGCCAGCTTGGCTTCGGCCGCAGCGGCGACGGTGATGAGGCCGAGCCGGTGCGGCAGCGGCTGCTGGAGCTGGGGGAGAGCCTGCTGGCCTGCCGCCGCCGCGAAGCCGAGCTGGGCCGCAGCCTGGAGGAGGCCCGCCCGGCCCTGCTGGAGCTCCAGCAGCGCCAGGCCGCCCTCCAAGCGGAGCGCAGCGCCGCCGAGCGCACCCTGGCCCCGCGGCAGCAGCGCCGCGACCAGGTGGCCGGCCGGCGGCGGCAGCTGCAGGAGGCCCACCGGGCCGACCACGGCCGGATGGAGGTGCTCGAGCAGACCCTGCCCCCCCTGCGCCAGGCCCTGACGGAGCTGGAGGAGGCCGAGCGCGTCGCCAGCGGCAACGACGACAGCGCCCGCTGGCAGGGCCTCCAGGGCGAGCTGGAGCGGGCCGACCTCGCCCTGGTGGAGGCCCGGCGCCAGCGGGACGAACTGGAGGCCGAACGGCGCGACCGGGCCCTGGGGGCGGAGCGGCTGGGCAGCCAGCTGGAGGCCCTCGCCGGGGAGGAACGGCGGCTGGTGGAGGCGGTGCAGGCCCTGGTGGCCGAGCGCCAGCTCTGGAAGGAACGCCAGCAGGCGGAGCAGGAGCGCCGCACCCTGCTGGAGCGCCAGCAGAGCGAGCTGCAGACCCGCTTCGGAGAACGGCGCCGCGCCCGTGACGGGGCCGAAGCCCACCTGGCCGGCCGGCGCCAGGCCCTGCAGCAGCGCCAGTGGGAACTGCAGCGGCGCCAGGAGGAGCGGCTGGCCCTGGCCGAGGAGCAGCGCAGCCACGGCCTGCGGCTGGCCCAGATGGAACGGGAGCTGCCCGACCCCCGCCCGGAACTGGGCGAAGAGGTGCGCGAGGCCGGCCTGGAGGCGCTGCAGCAGAGCCTGCGCAGCCTGCAGCAGCGCATGGAGGCCCTGGAGCCGGTCAACATGCTCGCCCTCGAGGAGCTGGAGCAGCTGGAGCAGCGGCTGGCCGACCTGGACGACCGGCTGGAGGTGCTCAGCAAGGAGCGGGAGGAACTGCTGCTGCGGATCGAGACCGTGGCCACCCTGCGCCAGGAGGCCTTCATGGAGGCCTTCCGGGCCGTCGACGGCCATTTCCAGACGATCTTCGCCGGCCTCTCCGACGGCGAAGGCCACCTGCAGCTGGAGAACCCGGAGCAGCCCCTCGAGGGCGGCCTGACGCTGGTGGCCCACCCCAAGGGCAAGGCGGTGCGGCGCCTGGCCTCGATGTCGGGCGGTGAGAAATCCCTGACCGCCCTCAGCTTCCTGTTCGCCCTGCAGCGCTTCCGTCCCTCGCCCTTCTATGCCCTCGACGAAGTCGACAGCTTCCTGGACGGGGTGAACGTGGAACGGTTGGCGGCCCTGATCGCCGCCCAGGCCCACCAGGCCCAGTTCATGGTGGTGAGTCACCGCCGGCCGATGATCGCCGCGGCCACCCGCACCATCGGCGTCACCCAGGCCCGCGGCTCCCATACCCAGGTGGTCGGTTTGCCGCCGGCGGCCTGA
- a CDS encoding PRC-barrel domain-containing protein, which produces MTSPIPPSTEPAAPSDRLWLRSELMGTQVITRDTGRRLGVVGEVVVDIDRREVIALGLRDNPLTRFLPGLPRWMPLDRIRQVGDVILVDSADSLAEGFNPERYSKVINCQVITESGEQLGRVLGFSFDIETGELTTLVIGALGVPLLGEGVLSTWEMPVGEVVSSGPDRIIVYEGAEEKLKQLGTGLLEKLGIGGASWEQEERDRFRTGAVPAENQLPAGQPTVQEQRRIQPAASRSFQPAEELEYVELEERREREPLRQRRYLDDDLPEPRQRPEARPAEAYGREGERRAPERDEERGPAERYPEGRSDQGRYREDRYADDRYPEERYRPERRYERERDLEEPPRAREPQRDPYAPPAEAPRSKEPVDVEPEILDDPW; this is translated from the coding sequence TTGACCTCCCCGATTCCCCCCTCCACTGAGCCCGCTGCCCCCAGCGACCGCCTCTGGCTGCGCTCCGAACTGATGGGCACCCAGGTCATCACCCGGGACACCGGCCGGCGCCTGGGTGTCGTCGGTGAGGTGGTGGTCGACATCGACCGGCGCGAAGTGATCGCCCTCGGCCTGCGGGACAACCCCCTCACCCGTTTCCTGCCGGGCCTGCCCCGCTGGATGCCGCTCGATCGCATCCGCCAGGTGGGTGACGTGATCCTGGTGGATTCGGCCGACTCCCTGGCCGAGGGCTTCAACCCCGAGCGCTACAGCAAGGTCATCAACTGCCAGGTGATCACCGAATCCGGCGAACAACTGGGCCGCGTGCTCGGCTTCAGCTTCGACATCGAGACCGGCGAACTCACCACTCTGGTGATCGGTGCCCTCGGCGTGCCCCTGCTGGGGGAAGGGGTGCTCAGCACCTGGGAGATGCCGGTGGGGGAGGTGGTCAGCAGCGGCCCGGACCGGATCATCGTCTACGAGGGAGCCGAGGAGAAGCTCAAACAGCTCGGCACGGGCCTGCTGGAAAAGCTCGGCATCGGCGGCGCCAGCTGGGAGCAGGAGGAGCGGGACCGGTTTCGCACCGGGGCCGTTCCCGCCGAGAACCAGTTGCCCGCGGGCCAGCCCACGGTCCAGGAGCAGCGCCGTATCCAGCCGGCCGCCAGCCGCAGCTTCCAGCCCGCCGAGGAGCTGGAGTACGTGGAACTGGAGGAACGGCGCGAGCGGGAGCCCCTGCGCCAGCGCCGCTACCTCGACGACGACCTGCCGGAACCGCGCCAGCGGCCCGAAGCCCGGCCGGCCGAGGCCTACGGCCGCGAGGGCGAGCGCCGGGCGCCGGAACGTGACGAGGAGCGGGGCCCGGCCGAGCGCTACCCCGAAGGGCGCTCCGATCAGGGGCGCTACAGGGAAGACCGCTACGCCGATGACCGCTACCCCGAGGAGCGCTATCGGCCCGAGCGCCGTTACGAACGGGAGCGGGATCTGGAAGAGCCACCCCGGGCCAGGGAGCCCCAGCGCGATCCCTATGCCCCCCCAGCCGAGGCCCCCCGCTCGAAAGAGCCGGTGGATGTGGAGCCCGAGATCCTCGACGACCCCTGGTGA
- the msrB gene encoding peptide-methionine (R)-S-oxide reductase MsrB — protein MQPSDSTTSATTPASTVPADADWRSKLTPEQYRVAREGGTERAFTGAYWNNKATGMYHCVCCGSPLFSSASKFDSGTGWPSFWQGVSDGAITTHTDRTHGMERTEIRCATCDAHLGHVFNDGPNPTGLRYCVNSASLQFAEG, from the coding sequence ATGCAGCCGAGCGATTCCACCACCTCAGCCACCACCCCAGCCAGCACCGTCCCTGCAGATGCCGACTGGCGCTCGAAGCTCACCCCCGAGCAGTACCGGGTGGCCCGTGAGGGGGGCACCGAGCGTGCCTTCACCGGCGCCTACTGGAACAACAAGGCCACCGGGATGTACCACTGCGTCTGCTGCGGCAGCCCCCTGTTCAGCTCCGCCAGCAAGTTCGATTCCGGCACCGGCTGGCCCAGCTTCTGGCAGGGGGTGAGCGACGGAGCGATCACCACCCACACCGACCGCACCCACGGCATGGAGCGCACCGAGATCCGCTGTGCGACCTGCGACGCCCACCTCGGCCACGTCTTCAACGACGGGCCCAACCCCACCGGACTGCGCTACTGCGTCAATTCGGCCTCGCTGCAGTTCGCTGAGGGCTGA
- the accC gene encoding acetyl-CoA carboxylase biotin carboxylase subunit, producing the protein MPIGKLLIANRGEIALRILRSCRELGIATVAVYSTVDKNALHVQLADEAVCVGEAPSSRSYLNVPNILAAATSRGADAIHPGYGFLAENADFAEKCLDHGLIFVGPSPASILAMGDKSTAKITMQRVGVPTIPGSEGLLEDPAEAATLAAAMGYPVMIKATAGGGGRGMRLVPEASQLETLFRAAQGEAEAAFGNPGLYMEKFIDRPRHVEVQVLADRHGNVVHLGERDCSIQRRHQKLLEEAPSPGLDPDLRRRMGEAAVAAARSIDYEGAGTVEFLVDRSGAFYFMEMNTRIQVEHPVTEMVTGIDLIAEQLRIAGGEPISVRQDQIHITGHAIECRINAEDPRHNFRPAPGKITGWLPPGGPGVRIDSHVYTGYEIPPFYDSLIGKLIVWGTDRDHAIRRMRRALSECAVTGIPTTIEFHLALLDRQEFQRGEVWTKFVEEEMLNR; encoded by the coding sequence ATGCCCATCGGCAAACTGCTGATCGCCAACCGCGGCGAAATCGCCCTCCGCATCCTGCGCAGCTGCCGGGAGCTCGGCATCGCCACGGTGGCCGTCTACAGCACCGTGGACAAGAACGCCCTGCACGTGCAGCTGGCCGATGAGGCCGTCTGTGTGGGGGAAGCCCCCAGCAGCCGCAGCTACCTCAACGTTCCCAACATCCTGGCGGCCGCCACCTCCCGCGGCGCCGACGCCATCCACCCGGGCTACGGCTTCCTGGCGGAAAACGCCGACTTCGCCGAGAAGTGCCTCGACCACGGCCTGATCTTCGTGGGCCCCTCGCCGGCCTCGATCCTGGCCATGGGCGACAAGTCGACGGCCAAGATCACCATGCAGCGGGTGGGTGTCCCCACGATCCCCGGCAGCGAGGGGCTGCTGGAGGATCCCGCCGAAGCCGCCACCCTCGCCGCGGCCATGGGCTACCCGGTGATGATCAAGGCCACCGCCGGCGGCGGCGGCCGGGGCATGCGTCTGGTGCCGGAGGCCAGCCAGCTCGAGACCCTGTTCCGGGCCGCCCAGGGGGAGGCGGAGGCCGCCTTCGGCAACCCGGGCCTCTACATGGAGAAATTCATTGACCGGCCCCGGCACGTGGAGGTGCAGGTGCTGGCCGACCGCCACGGCAACGTGGTGCACCTGGGGGAACGCGACTGCTCGATCCAGCGCCGCCACCAGAAGCTCCTGGAGGAGGCCCCCAGCCCGGGCCTCGATCCCGACCTGCGCCGCCGCATGGGCGAGGCGGCGGTGGCGGCGGCCCGCAGCATCGACTACGAGGGCGCCGGCACGGTGGAGTTCCTGGTGGACAGGAGCGGCGCCTTCTACTTCATGGAGATGAACACCCGCATCCAGGTGGAGCATCCCGTCACCGAGATGGTGACGGGCATCGACCTGATCGCCGAGCAGTTGCGCATCGCCGGCGGCGAGCCGATCTCCGTCCGCCAGGACCAGATCCACATCACCGGCCACGCCATCGAGTGCCGCATCAACGCCGAGGATCCGCGCCACAACTTCCGGCCGGCCCCGGGCAAGATCACCGGCTGGCTTCCCCCTGGCGGGCCGGGGGTGCGCATCGACAGCCACGTCTATACGGGCTACGAGATTCCGCCCTTCTATGACTCCCTGATCGGCAAGCTGATCGTCTGGGGAACCGACCGGGACCATGCGATCCGACGCATGCGCCGGGCCCTGTCGGAATGTGCCGTCACGGGGATCCCCACCACCATCGAGTTCCACCTCGCCCTGCTGGATCGCCAGGAGTTCCAGCGCGGTGAGGTCTGGACCAAGTTCGTCGAGGAGGAGATGCTCAACCGGTGA
- a CDS encoding YggT family protein: MTAPAPLSLLHLALGLVLAGWTLLFLFRIVLTWYPGVDLSKGVMRLVGAPTEPVLAFTRRLIHPIGGVDVTPVVWVGLVSLLRELLVGQQGLVTLALLRSQLTG, translated from the coding sequence GTGACGGCCCCGGCCCCCCTGTCCCTGCTGCACCTGGCCCTTGGGCTGGTCCTGGCAGGTTGGACCCTGCTGTTCCTGTTCCGCATCGTCCTCACCTGGTACCCCGGCGTGGACCTCTCCAAGGGGGTGATGCGGCTGGTAGGGGCGCCCACTGAGCCCGTTCTGGCTTTTACCCGCCGCCTGATCCACCCCATCGGCGGCGTCGACGTGACGCCGGTGGTGTGGGTGGGGCTGGTCAGCCTGCTGCGGGAGCTGCTGGTGGGTCAGCAGGGGCTGGTCACCCTGGCCCTGCTGCGCAGCCAGCTCACCGGTTGA